Below is a window of Populus trichocarpa isolate Nisqually-1 chromosome 3, P.trichocarpa_v4.1, whole genome shotgun sequence DNA.
TGTTCATCCATATTGTACTTCATGTGGATTAGAACAGTTCTTCATTCGTTTCTCATTTTAGGTGTCGATGGTCCACTTCTGGGCGTGGCTTACGTggcttctttgattttttttttttggtgtcgtTGTTGGTTTGTTTCTGTCTAATTAGCGCGGGTTATTGGCTGCTCTTCTTGCCAACCATGTGCTTGCTTTTGGGTCTGGAAGGATGGCTGAGCTTTGTGTGGATTGGTCAAGCTGCTTTCTCCCTGGATCATTGTCGACTCTGGCGCTCATGAGAGGTGGTTGTAATTTCCAGCTTTTGTGGATTGCTAAGCTTTGGGGGAGAGGTGATCCCTGGGTCTGACTCAGCTTCTTCTCTAAATTGAGCTAATGTGGTGGCTCCTTTCTATGATTGGGACAACAGCATCATTATGTATTTAATGCATAAACCCACATGGCCTCGCCTTGGGTTTCTTCCCAACATTGGCCTCACCtccttctttctatttagtttaggactGTTGTTATGTTTGGTTCTCCCTTGGTATTTCTTCATTAGGTTATTTGCCTGACTGAATGGAACAAGATGAGTGTATCTTCCTGTTGATTTTTCatttggtttcagttttttttggcAGTTATGGATTTTTTACTTCTATTGTCAATTCATGTTGggctttttctattttgatttagaaaacaagaaaaatattaaaatttgtgTTTGTTCATTTTGTGAATTTTCACCTCGGATTTGTTGTTACTTGGATATAATGgattcttctctttctcttggtTGTTGAATTTTGCAGCGGTGTCAGCACTTCAGGTCATTCAGCAGTCTACTAGCTTGGATCTCGGGCGGGAGGATAACTCACCGATAATATGGGAACCTATTGATTTTCTTAGAGAGCTTTCAgacattaatttgaagttaattagTCCTCCTTTGGGTGACTTATTGGATCTTAAAACACTGTAAACTTAACTCTGACTTTTCctgttgttttcatttgatttcactttttttttccttcatttctcATTCCATTGCAATTTGCTTTAGAGATTTGCACAACACATCACTTGCTGGAGAGATACATAACTTGGAAAGCCTTCAACATCTCGAGAAACTGCATGCATGCATCACTTGCTGGCAACAATTTTCAACTGAAAACAAAGTCCTGAGTAGCTTATGTTGTTCCCAGTAATGATATGGAAGAAAAGGAGGTCTAActtgttggggattccggcaccccatgcgcggaccgggggtgttcTGATATTGCTCATCGGAGGgttaagcacactgacacaatattttacgtggttcggcaaattgcctacatccacgggagaggttcattttattaaagatagagaaaggatacaataaatacatggaggaggaggatcacatccACTCTACTCTACTCTACTCCCAGCTCACACACACAGCTGttgcagctctctctttctctctattctcaCGTTCTCACACTCTCTCGTTCTCTCAActttgctctcaaataattgcctcttttataggcaaacatGGTGAGCTTTCTCCAGCAATAGCAAGGGGACAATAGGTCCCGAAATCATGCCACTAATTGTGGCATTAGTGATGCTTCCACTAAGCCATaattagtggtggggtattgccactaaATGACAAtatcccaacaatcaccccctttgccatttgtgtgggtaattgtttttcttgcttcttcagcacaagctTGCATTCTGCAGTTCTTCCAAGCTTCCATTTTGAGAGCGTCTtcaacacaacattccccttcgagtgTATCAatcatgctcggtccggaatgatttttcaagccttacaccaaggcttacaacaccccctcaaacgaatattcccaagtgcgacagtcattgagtatttcaatgtgatcacaagctcaccactcttccaagagtctactcatccaggagttgcgcctgccctctgttccaccctagaaaccgcgccttacttctccgtgagtctctcgctcttagtcgtaagagtccaggtagctctccacctttaaccatgggggcagcccattaaaggttgatccatatatgtcttcatactctgagtattacaatgccattaccgagctcaccaccttgacaagagtcaactcgttctcgaaacctgcgcatgcccttctgcttctttatagcagccgcgtcttaatgctccacaagtcacacacttattgtccaaggcaaatgtcttctagctcattgatctttagcatgggggcaatatccatgaaagtcaatcctgcatttgtctccatactcatcatagccacttcattggctatccatacacctgtccacttatatctagccatcacatcggctttggggttgttctgaactgggctcatatcgtggcccacacaccttctccttaggtgtctccgctcgtcaTCATGCGGCGGTCTGAAATGGGGCTCCTATcgcggccctcacaccttctctaaagTGTCTTcacccgttgtcatggggcggtctgatATTGGGCTTATATCaaggccctcacaccttctctaaggtgtcttcgcccgttgtcatggggcggtcgcatcctccttcagctgagatgcttcaaagtggctccaaaagtctctaccaccatgtgcacttatgggagagattactgccactgactacatagaaagagaaagttgcggtatactcctcgcaatcctccacctcgatttctatgtttggagcttctgtgcctttctgcttgacagctccacctacaccaactctctttggtgtcttcgcctttcatcataggcggtcgccttttatcacaggcgtttgcaccccctcaattaggtgcctctgcaacagctctctttccatccttggaTGCATTGaaaaggtcttcgcctgttgtcttcattaagagcataagagacttcctgttgtacaaactttaacagtctctgctctgagcttcatctgggaacacttcttctccttgcacctgttgtctcattacagtacctcgttggatcttACGGGTACTCATGCACAttctccgtgtgccctcgtgcaatttctgttctccagatttttccctattccttgcttatgtttgacagcagctcatcctgtcataacacctgtccaagtcaaaatagggtgccaatctttatccccttgctgtattcCTCTttcattatcagggtcttcatcaattctcccctcgagaaatcacagtcaccgaatctaacttctttggagaaatcaccacttcatcagatccttgatcatacggaatccaactgttcccttgtgccgccATCCTTCTAGTCTTCAactgtttcattacaaactgctatatatacgaaaatagtaacgtatggataatccttccactaagcaagttcccaggaaagattggaggggtcacactggtcccgcttaaaacctaacctcctagacagaacttcttaggccatatctatccatcgtactgtctttccgtatatacaaccatttgctagctttgttgcggctttcctttacaagtgatctggaatatactggtttaatacatgatttctcaacatttggcgagactaccagttcttagattcgtcaagattggtcttcatcaattttcactctacacctctaattgtccacttgatcgggtgtccagagtgtcccaattttgccttccctcaaggcaattaaaattctctccacttagcagttcagcacatgtaattgggtaaacatgtgtgacatgttcttcttcatctccatcgaccaccatgatgaccttcagatgcctcctgatcaggcaatctcttttgttaattcaccacctcCATTTTGGTCTtaaatctcaacgatcggaccgtaccattgcatccggaacgatcaaattagctggaaacaagtctcaaatcgtccaaatcgcacttcagacggctaagatttgatcaaaacaattctggcttGATCAACGGCTccgattcaatctcagatccggttgcacgtaggatcagctacactggatcctatccctcggctcgcggcttgGCTCGGCTCCAATTaggctcggctcaactcggctcAGCGTGGCTCGGCTCGCGTCTGGCGACATGGCATGTGGGTCCCACAGTGCTGACGTGTCTGATGACTGGACGATGACATGGCGTGCTAACTGGGCGCTGTCACGTCTGCTGACTGTGTATACTAACGTCATGATTGCGTCATGATGATGTCATCCTTATCCGGATCTGGCACGTGGGTCGGGTcgtctggtattcgggtcgggtcaactcatccgggtgaagaagacgcgtggcaCGCGTCTGTGCGCGTGGGCAGTCTCCTCGTCGACGCGTGACAGTGGGTGCGGAGGTTTCCGACGTCCTATTTCGACGTGGTTTTcaacagtggcttcgtctcttcctcctctacacagtggtatggtcaaaacacaatttggacaactttcatttttgagcaaaaatcaaacacccctttaaaccattagctctgataccaattgttggggattctggcacccccatgcgcggaccgggggtgttcTGATATTGCTCATCGAAGGgttaagcacactgacacaatattttaagtggttcggcaaattgcctacatccacgggagaggttcattttattaaagatagagaaaggatacaataaatacatggaggaggaggatcacatccACTCTACTCTACTCCCAGCTCACACACACAGctgttgcagctgctgcaatggcagcaaggctgctgccattgcagctctctctttctctctattctcaCGTTCTCACACTCTCTCGTTCTCTCAActttgctctcaaataattgcctcttttataggcaaacatGGTGAGCTTTCTCCAGCAATAGCAAGGGGACAATAGGTCCCGAAATCATGCCACTAATTGTGGCATTAGTGATGCTTCCACTAAGCCATaattagtggtggggtattgccactaaATGGCAATATCCCAACATAACTTCCATAATTTTGGTTAATATATGCTGCCTATTAGATGGTAGACCAACCAATCCTGCTGGTGAACCTGTTATTAAGAGTGTTAGGactaaagaagaagagagagacaaTGGGGAGGCTCTTCTTTCTCCTCTACAAATTTTAGCTACTGTTTCCAGTGAAAAAGCCATAGGTAGTATCCAGCTTTCCTATGCAAAAATCTGTTGATTCTTTAGCGTTCATGAGATGTCATGTGATGGTGACAAATTCTGCGAGTCCCAGTGGAGCTATAGGCTTGGTATgtttatatttcatatattcttGAGAAATTCCTTGCTCTTATAAGCTCTAGATATTACTTTGTTAAACAAGTGAATCATATGTCAACGTTTATCTCTTATTgcattttgttgttcaatgatCTCTCATGTTTTAGATATGACTGAGGAAAAATTGACTCAGCAACCTTTCCCTGCTTATTGAATCCCAGTTGTTGCCTGAGGGTGCTATAATTCCATGCtcagaatttttttgaaagaaacaaaaccatATAAAGAATCAGCAGTACAAGAATCGAtcttacactgtaaaatatcAGCACTAAATACTATTTTCTctttgccattaaaaaagtcGTGTCATGGCAACCTTGACAATAAAAAtcatgctataaaaaaaaacatgagtggTATTAAACTTCAAGCTTGTATGGGATATCTTTATCAATTAGCATTAATAACATTACTCAAAGAGGAtaggtaattaaataaaataaaattttaaacaatgtcaagaagatcaaatatttttatgtgtatttattattaagcttttctctttaatttttagttagtaTTAacaactattttgttttttacaattttaacaaatttttattgtatattttgataaaatataatttaatttttacttattttatagaaaagatcttatcatttttttatgttaggagacattttttttagacctatttgtttttcatttttattcaattgttttactatccttgttttgttttttattatcattttattaaataaaacattcgTTCCAAGAtacaatgttacataatattttttttacctcgTTTTTATTCAATCGTTTCCAtgtataactatttttattatcgtttaattaaataaatagtttattcttaaaaacaaagttattagaTACAACTTAGAACATGATTTAtatttcaagattaaatttcTTGCTTAGTATATGATTCATGTTTCaagattaaatttctttatttttcaagtttagtATGTGGTTTTTTTGCTAGGAAtgtttttatggtaaaaaaatttaaaaaaacctatatatatatattttttacttagaa
It encodes the following:
- the LOC18096665 gene encoding uncharacterized protein LOC18096665 gives rise to the protein MGCGESFCLAVAQLLLSMQNQALFPCFVSAMLSSVTTELAVAALGSLGCISAGSIAGSFFGWFAGAFHSLVDVLLSQRGLLAALLANHVLAFGSGRMAELCVDWSSCFLPGSLSTLALMRGGCNFQLLWIAKLWGRAVSALQVIQQSTSLDLGREDNSPIIWEPIDFLRELSDINLKLISPPLGDLLDLKTLDLHNTSLAGEIHNLESLQHLEKLHACITCWQQFSTENKVLSSLCCSQ